The nucleotide sequence GGCTGCGACCCCAAGGCTGCGTCGATGTCGCCAACGTGGTGCTGGAACAGTCGAAGTCGCCATGTCCGATGTTGATGACCGTGATCCCGGGCAGAGAGATGCTCGACACCGAGCAGCGGGCGCGGATGCAGCTCCTGGTTCCGCATGCGAGCCGGGCGTTGCTGATCAACCGGGCGATCGAGCGAAAGCAGCAGCGGGCGATCGCGCTCGCTGACGTCGTGGATCGGCTGAATGCCGGCGTCATGCTGCTCGATACGGCCTGCAACATCGTTCACAGCAATCCGGCGGCGGAGGCCTTGCTCGCCGCTGACGATTTCCTGCGGTCGGTCGCGGGCCGGCTGGTCGCGCGATCCTCTGCGGCAAATGCGGCCCTGCGAGACATTTTCCGCGACGCAGGCGAGGTTGCCCTGGCGGCGGATGCCGGCCGAAAGATTTCGCTGATGTCGCATGACGGTACCCATTACGTCGCGCACGTCATCGCGCTGCCATCGCTGCTGCGTGAAGGCGCGGCGGAGCGCAATTCGGCCGTCGGCGCCTTGTTCGTCTGGAAAGCGGAACTCGATGGCCGCTCCAGTGCAGGCGTGATTGACCGCACGTTCGATCTCACGCCTGCGGAACTGAGAGTCTTGCAGTCGATCGTCGAAGTCGGCGGCGTGCCGGAGACGGCGATTGCGCTCGGCATCGCGGAGACGACGGTGAAGACGCATCTACACCGCGTCTTCGCCAAGACGGGCGTCAGCCGCCAGGCCGATCTCGTCAAGCTCGCGGCGGGATTCTCCAACCCGCTCGTGCACTGACGCGCATTCGCGGCGCGGGCGAGTCGCTCCAGCGCGCAATAGGTTCAATCCGCGACATCATTAGAAAGTTATTGCGTGTCACTCGATCGAATGACGCGATTTGCCGCGTTCTCTTCTAGAGACACGTCACACGATTTATTGTTCGACGTCTCGGATCGTTGTGTGAAGCAATTCACAGCAAGCAGAAGCGGGTTCCACCAATCTCTCGTCCAGGTTGAGAGGAGATTGTCATGCCGACGGCGTCACCTGTTCTGACCAGCAAGTTCCGCGACATCGTCGCGCGCGTGGGCTCGGTGTTGCGTGAGCAGCGAAAAATCGACGCGCAGCGCATGCTGCAGCGTTATCGCCATTTGCTGGCGAGCCCGCACGAAACATTGTCTTTGAATGAAATCATTTCAGTCAGCAGGGAAAAGGATACTTCAGGAAATGCCCACGGATCTGATGCGTGCGAGCGTGCCGCCGGCCAGCCCAAATTCGAACGCGCGTAACGTCAACCTCGTCGCGGTCGCGCTGACCGCGGCGCTGGTCACGCTTCAGTTGATCGGATTGTTGATTCTGGAGCGATCCCACGCCCATGCGAAGCATGTGTCGTTTGCACACGAACCGGCCGTTTGCACCGAGAGCCCGGATGCTCCCGTTGCGCAGATTCCCTACGATTGACCGGAGGACGGTTTGTGCCCGATGTCACGACTCTGATCCTGCTTTGCGTTGCCGTATTCGCCGGCGCCTTCGTATCCGGGCTCTCGGGCTTTGCGTTCTCTGCGGTGGCGGGCGCGATCCTGCTTCGGGTGTTTCAACCACTGGAGGCCGTGCCGCTGATGATGGCGTGCAGCATCGGCGTGCAGGCCACAAATCTGTGGGCGCTTCGGCGCAGCATTCGCTGGGAGGGCAGCCTGCTGCTGATCGTCGGCGGGCTGATCGGCGTGCCCATCGCGGTCTCGCTGCTCCAGTCCACGGACACCCATCTGCTCCGGCGCGGCTTCGGCATCATCGTCGCGCTCTATGCGGCCTACATGCTGCTGCGGCCGACGCTGGTGACGGCCGGCGAGGCCGTCGGCCGCCACTGGGTCGCGCTGATCGGGTTCGGGGGAGGGCTGGTCGGCGGGCTGACCGCCATGCCCGGCGCGATCCCGACGATCTGGTGCGACATGCGCGGCATGCCCAAGAGCGAGCAGCGCGGCCTGGTGCAGCCGTTCATCGCCGCGATGCAGCTGTTTGCGATCGCGCTGCTGGTCGGACACCAGGACCTGTCGTCAAAAGTTTTCGTCGACCTCGCGATCAGCCTGCCGGCGCTCTTTGCCGGATCCGCGCTCGGTGTGATCGCCTTTCACCGGGTCAACGAGACGGTCTTTCGCAAGACCGTGCTCGTTCTGTTGCTGCTCTCGGGGATTTCCCTGATCTAGTGACTTGATCTAGTGACTTGCTCTAGTGACTTGCGCCTTCGTGCTTTAGTCCCTGGACCGGCGCGGCGCTGGTGTCGCTGCCGTGATGCGTCAGCGGCTTCATGCCGGTGATGGTTCTGAGCAGCACATAGAACACCGGCGTCAGGAACAGGCCGAACACGGTGACGCCGATCATGCCGGAGAACACGGCAACGCCCATGGCGCGCCGCATCTCCGAGCCTGCGCCGGTGGAGAGCACCAGCGGCAGCACGCCCATGATGAACGCCATCGACGTCATCAGGATCGGACGCAGCCTTAGGCGGCTCGCCTCGATCGCCGCTCGGATCGGCGTGCGTCCTGCGAATTCGAGCTCGCGCGCGAATTCGACGATCAGGATCGCGTTCTTGGCGGAGAGGCCGACCAGCACGATCAAGCCGATCTGGGTGAAGACGTTGTTGTCGCCCTTGGAGATCCAGACGCCGAACATCGCAGCGAGCAGCCCCATCGGCACGATCATGATGATCGAGAGCGGCAGGGTCAGGCTCTCATAGAGCGCGGCCAGCACCAGGAACACCAGTAGGATCGCCAGCGGGAACACCCAGATGCCGGAATTGCCGGCGATGAACTCCTGATAGGTCAGGTCGGTCCATTCGAAGGCGAAGCCGGGCGGCAAGGTCTCCGCCGCGATCCGCGTCGCCGCCTCCTGCGCCTGGCCCGATGAGAAGCCGGGCGCGG is from Bradyrhizobium xenonodulans and encodes:
- a CDS encoding helix-turn-helix transcriptional regulator is translated as MPRPPQQSELIESIYDAGLHPELWSDVVVMLNAFIGSQACGLISKDPVSKSGATHYYCGVDPHYIQLYAETYARYDPLARLPRYGEVRNIPDLVNFDEYRRGRFYQEWLRPQGCVDVANVVLEQSKSPCPMLMTVIPGREMLDTEQRARMQLLVPHASRALLINRAIERKQQRAIALADVVDRLNAGVMLLDTACNIVHSNPAAEALLAADDFLRSVAGRLVARSSAANAALRDIFRDAGEVALAADAGRKISLMSHDGTHYVAHVIALPSLLREGAAERNSAVGALFVWKAELDGRSSAGVIDRTFDLTPAELRVLQSIVEVGGVPETAIALGIAETTVKTHLHRVFAKTGVSRQADLVKLAAGFSNPLVH
- a CDS encoding sulfite exporter TauE/SafE family protein, with protein sequence MPDVTTLILLCVAVFAGAFVSGLSGFAFSAVAGAILLRVFQPLEAVPLMMACSIGVQATNLWALRRSIRWEGSLLLIVGGLIGVPIAVSLLQSTDTHLLRRGFGIIVALYAAYMLLRPTLVTAGEAVGRHWVALIGFGGGLVGGLTAMPGAIPTIWCDMRGMPKSEQRGLVQPFIAAMQLFAIALLVGHQDLSSKVFVDLAISLPALFAGSALGVIAFHRVNETVFRKTVLVLLLLSGISLI